Proteins encoded within one genomic window of Pirellulales bacterium:
- a CDS encoding xanthine dehydrogenase family protein molybdopterin-binding subunit, protein MAKKYSWPDRGTTALLGKPQDRIDGIAKATGAAKYTYDVNFDKMLIARVLGSPHAHCKIKSIDFSAAEKIPGVVKCMAMKEPGNEVRWQGDPIAAVAGESEGAVAEGLKAIKVEIEPLDVYVKDADLAAAEAAGRTGKVAKNVQLEREAGDDDDEDKFAEQEIERLLKESAVVVEAHYGIDVITHMCLEPHGATVQWEGDKLNAYLSTQNVSGTAGQFASPLGITTGDVTVICDFIGGGFGSKFQVDNFNVTAAKIAKEVGRPVKLMLDRDIELKTAGCRPSGYIDVRIGADKEGVVTVWDSQHWGTFGATAGGVDQGVIPYVFNPKNRRRRATPIITNASPSRAWRAPNHPQACAMSQTAYDDIAAKLGLNSYDVFLRNLASVSNEKQNVYQAEMEIAAKLIGWKDKWHPHGKGPKKGAVVSGLGMAIHTWGGGGQPSNTNITIHPDGAVEATLGSQDLGTGTRTAIAIITAETFGLPLAGVKVNIGSSKYPPSAASGGSVTIASVSESTRRAAQDALLKIFELASKKLESEPENLEAKDGRIQVKSDTKKSLSWKEACSLLGMMPLEVKGEFKRRDDQGLSSSQVGGVQMAEVEVDRDTGVVRMKKFVLVQDMGLVINPKCAQSQMYGAAIMGIAYALFEQRILDPTTGAFLNAEIADYKLPRLGDVGEIVVEIYQPDDEYNRGVVGLGEPPVISPGAAISNAVCNALGVRVPVLPLTPKRVLEALERARKA, encoded by the coding sequence GTGGCTAAGAAGTACAGTTGGCCGGATCGTGGCACGACGGCGCTTTTGGGGAAGCCGCAGGATCGAATTGACGGCATTGCCAAGGCCACCGGTGCGGCGAAGTACACCTACGATGTGAACTTCGACAAAATGCTGATCGCCCGCGTGCTTGGTTCGCCCCACGCGCACTGCAAGATCAAGTCGATCGACTTTAGCGCCGCCGAAAAGATTCCGGGCGTCGTTAAGTGCATGGCGATGAAGGAGCCTGGCAACGAAGTCCGTTGGCAAGGAGACCCTATTGCGGCCGTGGCCGGCGAAAGCGAAGGGGCCGTAGCCGAGGGCCTGAAAGCCATCAAAGTTGAAATCGAGCCGCTCGACGTCTACGTCAAAGACGCTGATCTTGCTGCCGCTGAAGCAGCGGGCCGCACAGGTAAGGTCGCCAAGAATGTGCAGCTCGAGCGCGAGGCTGGCGACGATGATGACGAGGACAAATTCGCCGAGCAAGAGATCGAGCGGCTGCTCAAGGAGTCGGCCGTCGTCGTCGAAGCGCACTATGGCATCGACGTCATCACGCACATGTGCCTCGAGCCTCACGGCGCTACTGTGCAGTGGGAAGGCGACAAGCTGAACGCTTATCTGTCGACGCAAAACGTGTCGGGCACGGCCGGTCAGTTTGCCAGCCCTCTGGGAATTACCACGGGTGACGTCACGGTGATTTGCGATTTCATCGGCGGCGGATTCGGCAGCAAGTTCCAGGTCGACAATTTCAACGTTACCGCGGCGAAGATTGCCAAAGAGGTCGGCCGGCCCGTGAAGTTGATGCTCGATCGCGACATCGAGCTGAAAACGGCAGGCTGCCGCCCCAGTGGCTATATCGACGTGCGGATCGGCGCCGACAAGGAAGGCGTCGTCACAGTTTGGGATTCGCAGCATTGGGGCACGTTTGGCGCGACGGCCGGTGGCGTCGATCAGGGCGTTATTCCGTACGTCTTTAATCCCAAAAATCGCCGCCGCCGCGCAACGCCCATCATCACTAACGCTAGCCCCTCGCGGGCCTGGCGCGCCCCGAATCATCCGCAAGCGTGCGCGATGAGCCAGACCGCGTACGACGATATCGCCGCTAAGCTCGGCTTGAACAGCTACGACGTCTTTCTGCGGAATCTGGCGAGCGTCTCGAACGAAAAGCAGAACGTTTATCAGGCCGAAATGGAGATCGCGGCCAAGCTGATCGGCTGGAAGGATAAATGGCACCCCCATGGCAAGGGACCGAAAAAGGGGGCTGTCGTCAGCGGCCTGGGAATGGCCATTCACACCTGGGGTGGCGGTGGGCAACCTTCGAACACGAATATCACCATTCATCCCGACGGCGCTGTCGAGGCCACACTCGGCAGCCAGGACTTAGGCACTGGCACCCGAACGGCGATCGCGATCATTACGGCCGAGACGTTCGGATTGCCGCTGGCCGGCGTGAAAGTGAACATTGGCAGCTCGAAATATCCCCCCAGCGCTGCCTCGGGTGGAAGCGTCACGATCGCCAGCGTCAGCGAATCGACGCGCCGCGCGGCGCAAGACGCGCTTTTAAAGATCTTCGAGCTGGCATCCAAGAAGCTCGAATCCGAGCCCGAGAATCTGGAAGCGAAGGATGGCCGCATCCAGGTCAAAAGCGACACCAAGAAGTCACTCTCCTGGAAAGAGGCGTGCAGCCTGTTGGGCATGATGCCGCTCGAGGTGAAAGGCGAATTCAAACGCCGCGACGACCAGGGCCTTTCCAGTTCGCAGGTCGGCGGTGTGCAGATGGCCGAGGTCGAGGTCGATCGTGACACCGGCGTCGTACGAATGAAGAAATTCGTGCTCGTCCAGGACATGGGACTGGTAATCAACCCCAAATGTGCACAGAGCCAGATGTACGGTGCCGCGATCATGGGTATAGCTTATGCCCTTTTCGAGCAGCGTATTCTGGACCCGACGACCGGGGCTTTCCTGAATGCCGAGATCGCGGATTACAAATTGCCGCGTTTGGGCGACGTGGGCGAGATCGTCGTCGAGATCTACCAGCCGGACGACGAATACAATCGCGGTGTCGTCGGCTTGGGCGAGCCGCCGGTGATTAGTCCTGGGGCTGCCATCTCGAATGCCGTTTGTAATGCGTTGGGCGTGCGCGTGCCGGTTCTCCCACTAACTCCGAAACGGGTCCTCGAGGCCTTGGAAAGAGCGAGGAAAGCCTGA
- a CDS encoding platelet-activating factor acetylhydrolase IB subunit: MRRRVLAICFVALVGTYSSFAARAEDKPPDTVVPVAREAGWMKRHDSINDRAKQGDVDLIFLGDSITQGWEGAGKDVWTKYYGDRKAMNAGIGGDRTQHVLWRLENGNIAGIKPKLAVIMIGTNNSGTDTSENIAAGIKAIVAKLREKLPATKILLLGVFPRGANPEDKNRLVNIKANELAKAVADDKNVFYLDIGPKFLAADGTLSKEIMPDLLHLSPQGYEIWAKSIEPAVWELLGDKPHGT; the protein is encoded by the coding sequence ATGCGGCGTCGTGTGCTTGCGATCTGTTTCGTTGCTTTGGTTGGCACCTACTCGTCGTTCGCCGCCCGGGCCGAGGATAAGCCGCCGGATACCGTGGTGCCGGTCGCTCGTGAAGCCGGTTGGATGAAACGGCACGATTCGATCAACGATCGGGCTAAGCAAGGGGATGTCGATCTGATCTTTCTGGGCGACTCGATCACCCAAGGCTGGGAAGGCGCCGGCAAGGACGTTTGGACGAAGTACTACGGTGACCGCAAGGCGATGAATGCCGGCATCGGCGGCGATCGGACGCAGCACGTGTTGTGGCGTCTCGAAAACGGCAACATTGCCGGTATTAAACCGAAGCTGGCCGTGATCATGATTGGCACCAACAATTCCGGCACCGACACCTCGGAAAACATCGCGGCGGGCATCAAGGCGATCGTCGCCAAGCTGCGCGAGAAACTGCCCGCCACCAAGATCCTGCTATTGGGTGTGTTCCCGCGCGGAGCGAATCCCGAGGATAAGAATCGCCTGGTGAACATCAAGGCCAACGAATTGGCCAAGGCCGTGGCTGACGACAAGAACGTCTTCTATCTCGATATCGGTCCGAAGTTCCTCGCCGCGGATGGCACCCTCTCGAAGGAGATCATGCCGGACCTGTTGCATTTGAGCCCGCAAGGGTACGAAATCTGGGCCAAGTCGATCGAGCCGGCGGTCTGGGAACTGCTGGGCGACAAGCCGCACGGAACTTAG
- a CDS encoding polyprenol monophosphomannose synthase, with product MTRNLVVVTTYNERENLPALIDEIFAQAPEVDLLVVDDSSPDGTGAWVQERSVREPRLKLLARPGKQGQGSAVLAGLRYAIDNAYDTVLSMDADFSHSPRYIRGLQSGLEGDPAADVVIGSRYVHGGGVEGWPFKRRLMSRAVNTYTRLMLRLRTHDCSGGFRCYRVAKLAELDFSQMVSRGYSFHEEFLWRVTRLGCRVVETPITFVDRVKGNSKINAHEAWNAVRVIFNLGIQERFGNRTPPPSLNRDNGE from the coding sequence ATGACCCGGAACCTGGTGGTCGTCACGACCTATAACGAGCGTGAGAATCTGCCGGCGCTAATCGATGAGATATTCGCACAGGCTCCCGAGGTCGATCTATTGGTGGTCGACGACAGCTCTCCCGATGGGACAGGCGCCTGGGTCCAAGAACGATCCGTACGCGAACCGCGATTGAAATTACTTGCCCGGCCTGGCAAACAAGGGCAAGGAAGCGCAGTGCTGGCCGGACTCCGTTACGCGATTGATAACGCGTACGACACCGTACTGTCGATGGATGCCGACTTCAGCCATTCGCCGCGTTACATTCGCGGCCTACAGTCCGGCCTTGAGGGCGATCCTGCCGCGGATGTCGTCATCGGCTCGCGTTATGTACACGGCGGCGGCGTCGAAGGATGGCCGTTCAAGCGCCGACTCATGAGCCGGGCGGTGAACACCTATACGCGGTTGATGTTGAGATTGCGCACGCACGATTGCAGCGGCGGATTTCGCTGTTACCGAGTGGCGAAGTTGGCCGAACTGGATTTCAGCCAGATGGTTTCCCGCGGCTATTCGTTTCATGAAGAGTTTCTGTGGCGTGTCACGAGACTTGGCTGTCGCGTCGTCGAGACTCCGATAACGTTTGTCGATCGTGTCAAAGGAAACTCAAAGATCAACGCGCACGAGGCTTGGAACGCCGTGCGCGTGATCTTTAATCTCGGAATTCAAGAACGATTCGGTAACCGAACTCCCCCGCCATCCCTGAATAGGGACAACGGAGAGTGA
- a CDS encoding DUF1080 domain-containing protein gives MLFLATSRRILSLTGVLAIALSFEAKAADNQPPSGFVALFNGKDLTGWRGLPKGDLQNPAKRAQASANDLATAQKEADEDMRAHWMAVDGVIEFDGKGRSLCTAKDYGDFELLCDWKILADGDSGIYLRGSPQVQIWDPASNVAKGVGSGGLFNNQKKENPSQPSNVADKPIGEWNHFRIKMVGDKVSVWLNEELVVDNVVLENYWERDKPIYPTGQIELQNHGNHLYFKNIYIRELK, from the coding sequence ATGCTATTTCTCGCGACTTCTCGACGTATCTTGTCGCTCACTGGCGTCCTTGCGATTGCCTTGTCGTTTGAAGCCAAGGCAGCCGACAATCAGCCTCCTTCGGGCTTCGTGGCATTGTTCAATGGCAAAGACCTGACCGGATGGAGAGGATTACCCAAGGGAGATCTACAAAACCCGGCAAAGCGTGCGCAAGCATCGGCCAATGATCTGGCCACCGCGCAAAAAGAGGCGGACGAGGATATGCGTGCGCACTGGATGGCGGTTGACGGCGTCATTGAGTTCGACGGCAAGGGGCGCAGTCTCTGCACTGCCAAGGATTACGGCGACTTCGAATTGCTCTGCGATTGGAAAATTCTGGCCGACGGCGATAGCGGTATTTATCTGCGTGGCAGCCCGCAAGTGCAAATCTGGGATCCCGCATCTAACGTGGCGAAGGGGGTCGGCTCGGGCGGCCTCTTCAATAACCAGAAGAAAGAGAATCCGTCGCAGCCCTCGAATGTGGCCGACAAACCAATCGGCGAATGGAATCACTTCCGCATCAAGATGGTTGGCGACAAGGTCAGCGTCTGGCTGAACGAGGAGTTGGTCGTCGACAACGTGGTACTGGAAAACTACTGGGAGCGCGACAAACCGATCTACCCCACCGGCCAGATCGAGCTTCAGAACCACGGCAACCACTTGTATTTCAAGAACATCTATATCCGCGAACTTAAGTAG
- a CDS encoding class I SAM-dependent methyltransferase, translating to MDYSKSTVNSRNLVKRWLHRSRLDASVKLLDVKRRSRILDYGCGSGELTRRISAAYPSTQIVAFDPAEDLFRQAQRRLADCTNVLVSNSLDLLPGAFDRVACLEVLEHLPPVELEAALLDIRVALAADGQCLFTFPIEHGAMSLAKNVYRITTGGDPYPSLTSTARAFFGLPVPRQPSASLNNCSYIYSHLGFDCRAMLSTIANVFAIEDVHVLPLGTVTLGMGNGLAVVARPRHD from the coding sequence GTGGACTATTCGAAGAGTACCGTCAACAGCCGGAATCTCGTGAAGCGGTGGCTGCATCGGTCGCGATTGGATGCGTCGGTCAAGCTGCTCGACGTCAAACGCCGTAGCCGGATTCTCGACTATGGTTGCGGTAGCGGCGAGTTAACGCGGCGGATCAGCGCGGCCTATCCCTCGACCCAGATCGTGGCGTTCGATCCGGCCGAGGATTTGTTTCGCCAGGCGCAGCGCCGACTGGCGGATTGCACGAATGTGCTGGTCAGCAACTCGCTCGACCTGTTGCCAGGCGCTTTCGATCGCGTGGCCTGCCTGGAAGTACTCGAACACTTGCCCCCCGTCGAGCTCGAGGCGGCGCTATTAGATATTCGCGTGGCGTTGGCGGCCGACGGACAGTGCCTGTTCACATTTCCGATCGAGCATGGCGCCATGTCACTGGCCAAAAATGTCTATCGCATCACGACCGGCGGCGACCCCTACCCCTCACTCACCAGCACGGCCCGGGCCTTCTTCGGCCTGCCAGTACCGCGTCAGCCTAGCGCGAGTCTGAATAATTGCAGCTATATTTACTCACACCTGGGCTTCGATTGCCGGGCGATGCTCTCCACCATCGCCAATGTGTTCGCAATCGAGGATGTTCACGTGCTCCCCTTGGGAACCGTGACGCTGGGGATGGGAAACGGGCTGGCCGTCGTCGCTCGCCCGCGCCACGATTGA
- a CDS encoding FAD binding domain-containing protein — protein MKPFEYAAPTDAVGVLELLSDDSEATALLAGGTDLVPLMAKMIVTPRRVVNITEVASLRGVSSDSQGVSIGATTTLDELLEAPELADFPAIRQAIDGINSDTLRAQGTLGGELLQRPQCWYFRGGHGLLAESGHRIVAGDSRYHAIFGNAGPAKFVSPSRIAPALIALGAQVRIIGPSEQDETTIPVEALFRTPRDGRQREHVIGPNQLLTHILLPAAGWVNGTYEVRQTAGPDFPLVSAAAALKIENGIVRDANIVIGQVAPTPWVSYAAAQAMVGQSVEFDTASSAGEAAVEAATPLTDNGYKVQLASVAVRRAILLAAGLETGGFEI, from the coding sequence ATGAAACCATTTGAATACGCGGCACCAACGGATGCTGTTGGCGTCTTGGAACTCCTATCCGACGACAGCGAGGCAACGGCCCTTTTGGCCGGCGGCACGGATCTGGTCCCTCTCATGGCGAAGATGATCGTCACGCCAAGGCGCGTGGTGAACATTACCGAGGTAGCCTCGCTGCGCGGCGTCTCCAGTGACTCGCAAGGGGTTTCGATCGGCGCCACCACGACGCTCGATGAATTGCTCGAAGCGCCGGAACTCGCCGATTTTCCCGCGATCCGGCAGGCCATCGACGGGATCAACAGCGATACCCTACGCGCCCAGGGGACTCTCGGCGGTGAGTTGCTGCAACGTCCGCAGTGCTGGTATTTTCGCGGCGGGCATGGGTTGCTGGCCGAAAGCGGTCACCGCATCGTTGCAGGGGATAGCCGGTACCATGCGATTTTTGGCAATGCCGGGCCTGCGAAGTTCGTTTCGCCGTCGCGGATCGCGCCGGCGCTAATCGCCTTGGGAGCCCAGGTGCGCATCATCGGGCCCAGCGAGCAGGACGAGACCACAATACCGGTCGAGGCCCTGTTCCGCACCCCGCGCGACGGGCGTCAGCGTGAGCATGTGATTGGCCCAAATCAGTTGCTGACGCACATCCTGCTGCCGGCCGCTGGTTGGGTCAATGGCACGTACGAAGTGCGCCAAACCGCCGGGCCGGACTTCCCGCTCGTCAGTGCGGCAGCCGCGCTAAAAATCGAAAATGGAATTGTCCGCGACGCAAACATCGTGATCGGCCAAGTGGCGCCGACACCTTGGGTATCGTACGCCGCGGCGCAAGCCATGGTCGGCCAGTCGGTCGAATTCGATACGGCCAGTTCGGCCGGCGAAGCCGCGGTTGAAGCCGCGACACCGCTGACGGATAACGGCTACAAGGTGCAGCTAGCCAGCGTTGCCGTGCGCCGCGCGATTCTATTGGCCGCGGGGCTCGAAACTGGCGGATTCGAGATTTAA
- a CDS encoding MFS transporter, whose protein sequence is MARREVGRAQQNVQSDGATYDLAFWLTYVANLSIMIGHSLLFRYADVVFFLGGSELLLGTIVGVGMVGSLAMRLAQGIGIDRYGPRRMWIISGLLFVASCLGHLLLTRADSPLIFVLRIGYACAIAGFFGASITFISSRAPVSRMAEMVGMLGTSGFLAMVIGTWLGDVMIGGAPMTWPRMQLMFVVCAVLGMINVILAAFATRHQHFQPRTRHASAWGLLRRYHPGSVLLVSAATGFGLGLPGTFLRPYAESMNIPGIALFFAVYCPTAFVARFLGRRLPTKIGNRRVLLLGLASMVTGMVLFTIASNQWLLCLPAVALGIAHALLFPSVIAAGTSVFPARNRGLATTLVLAFFDLGTLVGSPIAGGIVSYAGLAGIPAFGSMFVAVAVMIGTSAVVYALSPRQQIAPATRPSTAFKRAPSRAAN, encoded by the coding sequence ATGGCGAGACGCGAAGTCGGCCGCGCGCAGCAAAACGTTCAATCTGATGGTGCCACGTACGATCTTGCCTTCTGGCTGACCTACGTGGCCAATCTGTCGATCATGATTGGCCACAGCCTGCTCTTTCGCTACGCGGACGTGGTCTTCTTTCTCGGTGGCAGCGAACTTCTGCTCGGCACGATCGTCGGCGTGGGCATGGTCGGTAGTCTGGCCATGCGCCTTGCCCAAGGAATCGGCATCGACCGTTACGGTCCCCGGCGGATGTGGATTATTTCGGGATTGCTGTTCGTCGCGAGTTGCCTGGGGCATTTACTGCTCACACGCGCCGATAGCCCGTTGATCTTCGTCTTGCGCATCGGCTACGCCTGCGCGATCGCCGGGTTTTTCGGGGCATCGATCACCTTTATCTCGTCGCGCGCACCTGTTTCGCGCATGGCGGAAATGGTGGGCATGCTGGGCACGTCCGGATTTTTGGCGATGGTGATTGGCACCTGGCTGGGTGACGTCATGATAGGCGGCGCGCCGATGACGTGGCCCCGAATGCAGTTGATGTTCGTTGTGTGCGCCGTGCTAGGAATGATCAATGTCATTCTGGCAGCCTTCGCAACGCGCCATCAACATTTCCAACCACGCACTCGGCACGCTTCAGCGTGGGGACTCTTGCGGCGCTACCATCCAGGGTCCGTATTACTCGTGTCGGCCGCAACGGGTTTTGGGCTGGGGTTACCCGGCACGTTTCTGCGACCGTATGCCGAGTCGATGAACATCCCCGGCATTGCGCTCTTCTTTGCCGTCTATTGTCCGACAGCATTCGTCGCGAGGTTCCTCGGTCGACGGCTGCCGACGAAAATCGGCAATCGCCGCGTGCTCTTGTTGGGACTGGCTTCAATGGTCACCGGGATGGTGCTGTTCACCATTGCCAGTAATCAATGGCTGCTCTGCCTTCCCGCCGTGGCGCTAGGAATTGCGCATGCCCTGTTGTTTCCGTCGGTCATCGCGGCGGGCACCTCGGTGTTTCCGGCGCGCAACCGAGGTTTGGCCACGACCTTGGTGCTGGCGTTCTTCGATTTGGGAACGCTCGTCGGCTCGCCGATCGCAGGAGGAATCGTTTCGTACGCGGGCCTTGCCGGCATTCCGGCATTCGGCAGCATGTTTGTCGCAGTGGCCGTGATGATCGGCACGTCGGCCGTTGTGTATGCGCTATCGCCCAGGCAGCAGATCGCGCCGGCGACCCGTCCTTCGACGGCTTTTAAGCGCGCGCCAAGCCGGGCAGCAAATTAG
- a CDS encoding (2Fe-2S)-binding protein: MKDQRPSRAGESGFSRRAFLQGSGAAAAATALAAGSGVAEAADDKTKVLGPGPTAITLKVNGADRQVTVEPRTTLLEALRFKLNLTGAKPVSVDDSSGASMVIIDGKPASANTILAVACVGKKIQTVESLGGSKPDPVVTAFLHNDAMQCGFCTPGFVVAVRAFLDKNPKATEDQIRKGLNSNLCRCGTYANVIQAALEVVKGGSRG, encoded by the coding sequence ATGAAGGATCAACGACCCTCCCGCGCCGGCGAAAGCGGCTTTAGTCGCCGGGCGTTCTTGCAAGGTTCCGGCGCAGCGGCGGCAGCCACGGCTTTGGCCGCCGGCAGCGGCGTGGCCGAAGCGGCTGACGACAAAACGAAAGTTTTGGGTCCCGGCCCAACGGCTATCACATTGAAGGTCAACGGCGCCGATCGGCAAGTCACGGTTGAGCCACGTACAACGCTACTTGAAGCTTTGCGATTCAAGTTGAATCTGACAGGTGCGAAGCCCGTCAGCGTCGACGACTCCAGCGGCGCGAGCATGGTCATCATCGACGGCAAACCCGCCAGCGCAAACACGATTCTGGCCGTGGCTTGTGTTGGGAAGAAAATCCAAACGGTCGAAAGCCTGGGAGGTAGCAAACCCGATCCCGTCGTCACGGCATTTCTGCATAACGATGCCATGCAATGTGGATTCTGCACACCTGGCTTCGTCGTGGCAGTGCGGGCCTTCTTGGACAAGAATCCCAAAGCGACCGAAGATCAAATTCGCAAGGGCCTCAACAGCAACCTCTGCCGCTGCGGCACGTATGCCAATGTCATTCAGGCTGCCCTGGAAGTGGTGAAAGGAGGCTCGCGTGGCTAA